Proteins encoded by one window of Chryseobacterium sp. POL2:
- the tgt gene encoding tRNA guanosine(34) transglycosylase Tgt, with product MSKFFEIEKTSQSKARAGVLHTDHGDIQTPIFMPVGTVASVKTIHQRELRDDIKAQIILGNTYHLMLRPGMEVMQQAGGLHKFMNWELPILTDSGGYQVFSLSKSRKMNEEGVKFKSHIDGSYHFISPEKSMEIQRQIGADIFMAFDECTPYPCDYNQAKLSMELTHRWLKRCVDYTKENEELYGHKQRLFPIVQGSTYSDLRKISAEVISEAGAEGNAIGGLSVGEPEEEMYRITNEVTDILPTDKPRYLMGVGTPWNILESIGLGVDMMDCVMPTRNARNAMLFTWQGVINMKNEKWKNDFSVLDEFGTSFVDQEYSKAYVRHLFVAKEYLAKQIASIHNLAFYLDLVKVAREHIIAGDFYEWKDSVIPQLKQRL from the coding sequence ATGTCGAAGTTTTTTGAAATCGAAAAAACATCCCAAAGCAAAGCTAGAGCAGGTGTTTTACATACAGATCATGGTGATATTCAGACACCTATTTTCATGCCTGTTGGTACAGTGGCCAGTGTCAAAACGATACATCAACGCGAATTACGCGACGATATAAAAGCCCAAATTATTCTAGGAAATACATACCACTTGATGTTGCGTCCAGGTATGGAGGTTATGCAACAGGCGGGCGGTCTTCATAAATTCATGAACTGGGAACTTCCGATCTTGACAGATAGCGGCGGTTATCAGGTTTTTTCGCTTTCTAAAAGTAGAAAAATGAACGAAGAAGGTGTTAAATTCAAGTCGCATATCGATGGGAGTTATCATTTTATTTCTCCTGAAAAATCAATGGAAATTCAACGCCAAATAGGCGCAGATATTTTTATGGCTTTTGATGAATGTACGCCTTATCCTTGCGATTATAATCAAGCCAAATTATCCATGGAGCTGACGCATCGTTGGCTAAAACGTTGTGTGGATTATACCAAAGAAAACGAAGAATTGTACGGACACAAGCAACGTTTGTTTCCAATTGTTCAAGGATCTACTTATTCGGATTTAAGAAAAATTTCGGCTGAAGTTATTTCAGAAGCTGGAGCCGAAGGTAATGCTATTGGCGGACTTTCTGTTGGGGAACCAGAGGAAGAAATGTACCGTATTACTAACGAAGTTACCGACATACTACCAACCGATAAGCCTCGATATTTAATGGGGGTTGGTACCCCTTGGAATATTTTGGAAAGTATTGGTCTTGGTGTGGATATGATGGATTGTGTTATGCCAACCAGAAATGCACGTAATGCCATGTTGTTCACTTGGCAAGGTGTTATCAATATGAAAAATGAAAAATGGAAAAATGATTTTTCTGTTTTGGACGAATTCGGGACGAGTTTTGTAGATCAAGAATACAGCAAAGCTTACGTTCGACATTTGTTTGTAGCAAAAGAATATTTGGCAAAACAAATTGCATCAATTCATAACTTAGCATTTTATTTAGATTTAGTGAAAGTTGCGCGCGAACATATTATTGCTGGTGATTTTTACGAATGGAAAGATTCTGTCATTCCGCAATTAAAACAAAGACTTTAA
- a CDS encoding DUF4296 domain-containing protein: MKKWAFFLLLTLMACSKLIDKPEDLISKDNMAAIMADFAVNDQSYMVNHKDNKEGETKFILQKYKVSAKTFNNSYTYYTATGELDNIIDRAQKVLLSKDPKLEAYIKKKEQPVTQSEKTN; encoded by the coding sequence ATGAAAAAATGGGCGTTTTTTTTATTGTTGACTTTGATGGCTTGTTCTAAATTAATAGATAAGCCAGAAGATCTTATTTCTAAAGACAATATGGCGGCTATCATGGCAGACTTTGCCGTTAATGACCAAAGCTATATGGTTAATCATAAAGATAATAAAGAAGGCGAAACCAAATTTATTCTACAAAAGTATAAAGTCTCAGCAAAGACTTTTAACAATAGTTATACATATTACACGGCGACAGGCGAGCTAGACAATATTATTGACCGTGCACAAAAAGTTTTACTTTCTAAAGATCCTAAATTAGAAGCTTATATTAAGAAAAAAGAACAGCCTGTAACGCAATCAGAAAAGACGAATTAG
- a CDS encoding polyprenol monophosphomannose synthase: MKKLVIIPTYNEKENIARIIAAVMALEGDFEVLVVDDSSPDATADIVKSLQVQYLDRLHLSVRKVKDGLGKAYIHGFRWALENGYDYIFEMDADFSHNPKDLPRLYEACLEADMTIGSRYSKGVNVVNWPMSRVLLSYFASKYVRFILGIPVHDTTAGFVCFSRRVLEGIGLDNVKLKGYGFQVEMKFRAFKKGFKIKEVPIIFTDRTEGESKMNGGIIKEAIFGVLDLKLKSIFNKL; encoded by the coding sequence ATGAAGAAACTTGTCATCATCCCAACTTATAACGAGAAAGAAAATATAGCGCGCATCATTGCGGCAGTTATGGCTTTGGAAGGCGATTTTGAAGTTTTGGTTGTGGACGATTCTTCACCAGATGCAACGGCGGATATTGTTAAATCTTTACAAGTGCAATATCTTGATAGATTACATCTTAGTGTTAGAAAAGTTAAAGATGGCTTAGGCAAAGCCTACATACATGGTTTTCGATGGGCATTAGAAAATGGCTACGATTATATCTTTGAGATGGATGCCGATTTCTCACACAATCCAAAGGATTTGCCGCGTTTATATGAAGCTTGCCTCGAGGCCGATATGACGATAGGCTCGCGTTATAGCAAAGGTGTTAATGTGGTTAATTGGCCAATGTCACGCGTGTTGCTCTCTTATTTTGCGTCAAAATATGTCCGGTTTATTTTAGGGATTCCCGTGCATGATACCACAGCGGGATTTGTTTGTTTTTCAAGACGCGTTTTGGAAGGTATTGGTTTAGATAATGTGAAATTAAAAGGCTATGGCTTTCAGGTAGAAATGAAATTCCGTGCTTTCAAAAAAGGATTCAAAATCAAAGAAGTTCCCATTATTTTCACAGATCGTACCGAAGGCGAAAGCAAAATGAATGGTGGTATTATCAAAGAAGCCATTTTCGGGGTTTTGGATTTAAAATTAAAAAGCATTTTCAATAAGTTATAA
- a CDS encoding DUF4271 domain-containing protein yields the protein MVRLYEQHDWVIFCILGCVFIFIFSFIFLHRDATIKEFLLLKQDESSNIVLSWLMTSVAFSIMVSVTLSQFLPVIPQFIADLQLGGYTLNKFGLTLISICLFFTTKSILTYFFYTSLGYNKLLVNLYMLANKFYFLGTIILIITSFTFFYFPIDGLKFLYITIISGIFLFILKLFLYWFNKPQIMPNEWYYKILYICTLQIAPLVVLWKFLFN from the coding sequence GTGGTAAGATTGTATGAACAACATGACTGGGTTATATTTTGCATTTTAGGTTGTGTTTTTATCTTCATTTTCAGTTTTATATTCCTGCATCGCGATGCTACGATTAAGGAGTTTTTGCTTTTGAAACAAGATGAAAGCAGCAATATTGTATTGTCTTGGCTGATGACTTCTGTTGCTTTTTCGATAATGGTAAGTGTGACGCTTTCGCAGTTTCTACCTGTTATTCCACAATTTATCGCGGATTTACAACTTGGCGGTTATACTTTAAATAAATTCGGGCTTACACTAATAAGTATATGTTTGTTTTTTACTACTAAAAGTATTCTGACTTACTTTTTCTACACCAGTTTGGGCTACAACAAGTTGTTAGTTAACCTTTATATGTTAGCAAATAAGTTCTATTTTTTGGGAACAATAATCCTAATTATCACCTCTTTTACATTTTTTTATTTCCCAATTGACGGCTTAAAATTTCTTTATATCACAATTATTTCTGGAATATTTTTATTTATTTTAAAATTATTCTTGTATTGGTTTAACAAACCTCAAATAATGCCAAACGAATGGTATTATAAAATTTTGTATATTTGCACCCTCCAAATTGCACCCCTAGTTGTGCTTTGGAAATTTCTTTTTAACTAA
- a CDS encoding uroporphyrinogen-III synthase: MKIKSILVSQPAPKESSPYLEIAKKEKIKIDFRPFIHIEGVDAKDLRTQKIDLSQYTGVIFTSKNAIDNYFRLAQDMRFTVPDSMRYICQSEAIANFMQKHIVYRKRKISFGEKTFSDLLPLLKKHSTEKYLLPSSDVLNDDIPRTLDSAGVEWTRAIMYRTVCSDLTDIDINDYDMLVFFSPQGIKSLKQNFPNYEQGDKKIAVFGTTTQASAEEHGFRVDVMAPTKEAPSMTMAIEKYIRSLNK, encoded by the coding sequence ATGAAAATTAAGTCTATTTTGGTTTCGCAGCCAGCTCCAAAAGAATCATCCCCTTATTTGGAAATTGCGAAAAAAGAGAAAATAAAAATTGATTTTCGTCCATTTATTCACATTGAAGGCGTTGATGCTAAAGATTTACGAACTCAAAAAATTGACCTTTCTCAATATACGGGTGTTATTTTCACGAGTAAAAATGCGATTGACAACTATTTTCGTCTAGCACAAGATATGCGTTTCACTGTACCAGACAGCATGCGTTACATTTGCCAATCAGAGGCAATTGCTAATTTTATGCAAAAACACATTGTCTATAGAAAACGAAAAATCAGCTTTGGCGAGAAAACATTCTCTGATCTTTTACCATTACTTAAAAAACACAGTACAGAAAAATACCTTCTTCCTTCTTCAGACGTTCTTAACGACGACATCCCAAGAACATTGGACAGCGCAGGTGTAGAATGGACACGTGCTATTATGTACAGAACTGTGTGTAGTGATTTGACAGATATTGATATTAACGACTACGATATGTTGGTGTTTTTCAGCCCACAAGGTATAAAGTCTTTGAAGCAAAATTTCCCCAACTACGAGCAAGGCGACAAAAAGATCGCGGTTTTTGGAACAACCACACAAGCTTCTGCGGAAGAGCACGGCTTTAGAGTAGACGTTATGGCCCCTACGAAGGAAGCACCTTCAATGACGATGGCTATCGAAAAATATATTAGAAGTTTGAATAAATAA
- a CDS encoding S9 family peptidase, producing the protein MKAPIAKKINHNIEKHQDQRNDVYYWMNQRENPEVIQYLEDENKYADFIMDDTQSFQTELFEEMKARYKKDDESLPYFFNDYWYIVRYEEGKEYPIFTRKKESLDNAEEILLDANLLAEGLEYFEIASLTVSPNNKLLAYSFDKVGRRIYEINFKNLETGKTFGDKIDNNTGKIVWANDNQHVFYITKDESLRADKVFRHQLGNNNDVLVYHEQDDTFDVGLFKTKSLDYIFIATSSTNEDEQRFIPANNVHAEWTIVQPRTEDLEYSVEHYGDLFYIITNADDATNFKIVTTSVTKPSIENWEDYIPHREEVLLEGFEIFKNFFVIEEREQGLLQIKIIDHSNNTSHYLEFSDPTYTAYIGINLEFDTKILRYGYTSLTKPNSTFEYNMETQTSTLLKQQEVLGGTFNSENYISERLWATARDGKKIPISLVYHKDTKKSEKTPLLLYGYGSYGVTIDASFSNVRLSLLDRGFIYAIAHIRGGEYLGREWYEDGKMLQKMNTFTDFIDAGQYLTNINYTSPKHLYAMGGSAGGLLIGAVINMQSDLFHGVVAQVPFVDVVTTMLDDSIPLTTGEYDEWGNPNDEEYYQYMKSYSPYDNVAAQDYPHCLITTGFHDSQVQYWEPAKWTAKLRDMKTDNNILIFKTDMSSGHGGASGRFESLKEIALEYAFLLKIDKMN; encoded by the coding sequence ATGAAAGCACCTATAGCAAAGAAAATTAATCATAACATTGAAAAACATCAAGACCAACGTAATGACGTTTATTACTGGATGAATCAGCGTGAAAATCCCGAAGTCATACAATATTTGGAGGACGAAAACAAATATGCGGATTTCATAATGGACGATACGCAGAGCTTCCAAACTGAATTATTCGAAGAGATGAAGGCGCGCTACAAAAAAGATGATGAGTCGTTGCCATATTTTTTCAACGACTATTGGTATATTGTTCGATACGAAGAAGGCAAAGAGTATCCTATTTTCACAAGAAAAAAAGAAAGCCTGGACAATGCCGAAGAAATTCTTTTGGATGCTAATCTTCTTGCAGAAGGTTTAGAATATTTTGAAATCGCAAGCTTAACAGTTAGTCCAAACAACAAACTCCTCGCTTATTCTTTTGATAAAGTTGGTCGCAGAATTTATGAGATTAATTTTAAAAATCTTGAAACTGGTAAAACTTTTGGTGATAAAATTGATAACAATACAGGGAAAATTGTTTGGGCAAACGACAACCAACATGTTTTTTACATCACCAAAGATGAAAGCCTAAGAGCTGATAAAGTTTTCCGTCATCAATTAGGCAACAACAATGATGTTTTGGTTTATCATGAACAAGATGACACTTTTGATGTTGGCCTGTTCAAGACCAAATCTTTAGACTATATTTTCATAGCAACCTCTAGCACCAACGAGGACGAACAACGCTTTATCCCAGCAAACAATGTACACGCAGAATGGACCATTGTACAACCAAGAACAGAGGATTTAGAATACTCGGTGGAGCATTATGGCGATTTGTTTTACATCATCACCAATGCTGATGATGCTACCAATTTTAAAATCGTAACAACCTCAGTTACAAAACCCAGTATCGAAAATTGGGAAGATTACATTCCGCATCGTGAAGAAGTTTTATTGGAGGGTTTTGAAATTTTTAAAAACTTTTTCGTTATTGAGGAAAGGGAGCAAGGTCTTTTACAAATCAAAATCATCGATCATAGCAATAACACATCCCATTATTTAGAATTTTCGGATCCCACATATACGGCTTACATCGGAATCAACCTTGAGTTTGATACCAAAATTTTAAGATATGGTTATACCTCTTTGACCAAGCCCAATTCCACATTCGAATATAATATGGAAACACAAACTTCGACTTTACTAAAGCAACAAGAAGTTTTGGGCGGAACATTTAATTCTGAAAATTATATTTCTGAACGACTTTGGGCAACCGCACGCGACGGCAAGAAAATTCCGATATCGCTAGTATATCATAAAGACACCAAAAAATCCGAAAAAACCCCTCTATTATTATACGGTTATGGAAGTTACGGCGTAACCATCGATGCTAGTTTTTCGAATGTAAGATTATCGCTTTTGGACAGAGGTTTCATCTATGCAATTGCCCATATCCGCGGTGGCGAATATCTTGGTCGCGAATGGTACGAAGACGGAAAAATGCTCCAAAAGATGAACACCTTCACCGACTTTATCGATGCTGGACAATATTTAACCAATATTAATTACACTTCTCCAAAACATCTATATGCCATGGGCGGAAGCGCTGGAGGACTTTTGATTGGCGCTGTGATTAACATGCAAAGCGATCTTTTCCACGGTGTTGTGGCGCAAGTACCTTTTGTTGACGTGGTTACCACCATGTTGGACGACAGCATTCCTTTAACAACGGGAGAATATGACGAATGGGGTAATCCAAACGATGAAGAATATTACCAGTATATGAAGTCTTATTCGCCTTATGATAATGTTGCGGCACAAGATTATCCGCATTGCCTTATCACCACAGGATTTCACGACTCGCAAGTACAATATTGGGAACCTGCAAAATGGACGGCCAAACTACGCGACATGAAAACCGACAACAATATTTTAATCTTCAAAACCGATATGTCGTCTGGTCATGGCGGCGCCAGTGGAAGATTCGAAAGCTTAAAGGAAATTGCATTAGAATATGCTTTTCTACTAAAAATTGATAAAATGAACTAA
- a CDS encoding sensor histidine kinase has product MNNKFIPIISVFMTISLIVFVSLQLYWIKELYGALEQDFSNKVYSALETSSQKVQEIEVDKYYNQNFANLKSEIVSSNQPTQTYIQQTKDSANRTSILFQKSIIEKQQIPISKHGDSLNITKLYKDEGLYKIKKQTPEPLTSQISKDLDNSTFQLKEFAKLNGNNLPIEKRVDNKTIDSVLTKELKLKGIDTKFGFGIIDKTNKLTSLSNNTYLDQKDKTNYTYPLFTDSKDHTLYTLALVFPRKDYSLVRHNLPMLVGTFVSLLTILGIYIISINYMMRQKKIADIKTDFINNMSHEFKTPLATISVATDSLSNDKIATDADKVKYYAGLIKQENLRMKKQVENVLNMSKLERNEMQLFLKETNVRELIKKITESFRLIVEERNGILSTNFTAEQYNFKIDEFHISNALINLLDNANKYSPDTPKINIKTRNEGNWYVIEISDKGMGMDAENKARIFEKFFREETGNIHNVKGQGLGLSYVKKIIEIHKGQILVDSQKDKGSTFTVKLPMG; this is encoded by the coding sequence ATGAACAATAAATTCATTCCGATTATCTCTGTATTTATGACGATTTCTTTAATAGTTTTCGTCTCTTTACAATTGTATTGGATTAAAGAATTATATGGTGCGTTAGAGCAAGATTTTTCCAACAAAGTATATTCGGCTTTAGAAACCTCTTCCCAAAAAGTACAAGAAATCGAGGTTGACAAATATTACAACCAGAATTTCGCCAATTTAAAAAGCGAGATTGTAAGCAGCAACCAACCCACGCAGACCTACATCCAACAGACCAAAGACTCAGCTAACAGAACCTCTATATTGTTCCAAAAAAGCATTATCGAAAAACAGCAAATTCCGATTTCGAAACACGGTGACTCACTTAATATCACCAAGTTGTACAAAGACGAAGGACTTTATAAAATTAAAAAACAAACGCCAGAACCACTGACTTCACAAATTAGTAAAGACCTGGACAACAGCACTTTTCAATTAAAAGAATTTGCAAAACTCAATGGTAATAATCTTCCGATTGAAAAACGAGTTGATAACAAAACAATAGATTCTGTCCTGACAAAAGAACTAAAATTAAAAGGTATCGACACCAAATTTGGTTTCGGTATTATTGACAAAACCAACAAGTTAACAAGCCTTAGTAACAACACCTATCTGGATCAAAAGGACAAAACCAATTACACTTATCCACTTTTTACAGACAGCAAAGATCATACGTTGTACACCTTGGCATTGGTATTTCCAAGAAAAGATTACTCTTTGGTAAGACATAATCTACCGATGTTGGTGGGGACTTTTGTTTCGTTATTAACAATTTTGGGCATTTATATTATTTCCATTAATTATATGATGCGTCAGAAAAAAATTGCAGACATCAAAACAGATTTCATCAACAATATGTCGCATGAGTTCAAAACCCCATTAGCAACGATTTCTGTGGCAACAGACTCTTTATCAAACGACAAAATAGCAACGGATGCCGACAAAGTTAAATACTATGCAGGCTTGATAAAGCAGGAAAATCTAAGAATGAAAAAGCAAGTAGAAAACGTTCTAAACATGTCAAAACTAGAACGCAACGAAATGCAATTGTTTTTAAAAGAAACCAATGTGCGTGAGTTGATAAAAAAAATTACAGAATCTTTTAGGCTAATTGTTGAAGAGAGAAACGGAATTTTGAGCACCAACTTTACCGCCGAACAATATAATTTTAAAATTGATGAATTCCATATTTCTAATGCTTTGATTAATCTCCTAGACAACGCGAACAAATATTCGCCAGATACTCCGAAAATCAACATCAAAACCAGAAACGAAGGCAACTGGTATGTTATCGAAATTTCCGACAAAGGCATGGGAATGGATGCGGAAAATAAAGCTCGAATTTTTGAAAAATTCTTCCGCGAAGAAACCGGAAATATCCACAACGTAAAAGGACAAGGTCTTGGTTTGTCCTATGTTAAAAAGATTATAGAAATCCACAAAGGACAAATCCTAGTGGATTCGCAAAAAGATAAAGGCAGCACTTTCACCGTAAAACTGCCAATGGGTTAA
- a CDS encoding response regulator transcription factor, with the protein MSNRILLVEDDQSFGAVLKDYLSINNFEVTLATDGEMGLKEFTEKEFDICIFDVMMPKKDGFSLAEDVKKIDKNTPIIFLTARNMREDILKGYQIGADDYITKPFDTELLLYKIKAILQRSAVLENEDQEQFKISDIFFDSMLRQLRVGDKEYKLSPKENELLKLLCLHRNDFMPRDLALRKIWKKENYFTARSMDVYIAKLRKLLKDDEGLEIINVHGEGFRLLVKN; encoded by the coding sequence ATGAGCAACAGAATATTATTAGTAGAAGACGATCAAAGTTTTGGTGCAGTATTAAAAGATTATCTTAGCATCAACAACTTCGAAGTTACATTAGCCACAGACGGCGAGATGGGCCTAAAAGAATTCACAGAAAAAGAATTCGACATTTGCATCTTTGATGTGATGATGCCTAAAAAAGATGGTTTCTCATTAGCAGAAGATGTCAAAAAAATAGATAAAAACACACCAATTATTTTCTTAACGGCACGTAATATGCGCGAAGATATCCTGAAAGGTTATCAGATTGGGGCGGATGATTATATCACAAAACCTTTTGATACGGAGCTTCTTTTATACAAGATTAAAGCAATTCTGCAACGCAGTGCTGTTTTGGAAAACGAAGATCAGGAACAGTTCAAAATCAGTGATATTTTCTTCGATTCTATGTTAAGACAATTGCGTGTAGGCGATAAAGAATACAAACTTTCTCCAAAAGAAAACGAACTTCTTAAACTACTTTGTCTTCACAGAAACGACTTTATGCCAAGAGATTTAGCACTTCGTAAAATTTGGAAAAAGGAAAACTATTTCACCGCCAGAAGTATGGATGTGTATATCGCTAAACTGAGAAAACTTCTTAAAGATGATGAAGGTTTAGAAATCATCAACGTGCATGGTGAAGGTTTCCGATTGCTAGTTAAAAACTAA
- a CDS encoding endonuclease, translating to MRKFLFVTTLFCFVLNYAQQKQVKRAAIGFLNVENLWDTIQSADYINGTLAESNPAFHRSIPIDSIKHLETTEVYKGEWSDELLKGKKVVRNQILSDDFTPKSSKNWGTKFYKQKLANEAKVISELGRKFTNTNPAIVGLIEVENRQVIEDLIKEPALAKDNYQIVHYNSYDARGIDVAIIYQKNRFTLSNSYKREIKAYNDNGSRQYTRDIVVAIGYLDGEQIAVFMNHWPSRSGGEAASQAKRNAAAQTLKAEMDKVAAENPGIKLFAMGDFNDDPVSPSLKKHLGAVENPSDLSESKPYYNLMYRLYKAGVASLAYRDAPNLFDQIIVSRNVYSPEKFTKTYSIFKTEVYAPSYLITTEGQWKGYPLRSWDGDRFTGGYSDHFPAFVVLQKEL from the coding sequence ATGAGAAAGTTTTTATTCGTTACAACTCTATTTTGTTTTGTTTTAAATTATGCGCAACAGAAACAAGTTAAAAGAGCAGCAATAGGATTCCTAAATGTGGAAAACCTTTGGGATACCATCCAATCTGCTGATTACATAAATGGAACATTAGCAGAATCCAATCCTGCATTCCATAGAAGTATACCAATTGATTCCATCAAACATCTTGAAACGACAGAAGTTTATAAAGGTGAATGGAGTGATGAGTTATTAAAAGGGAAAAAGGTTGTTCGTAACCAGATTTTGTCAGATGATTTCACACCGAAAAGTTCCAAAAATTGGGGAACTAAGTTTTACAAACAAAAATTAGCCAACGAAGCAAAAGTCATTTCTGAGCTTGGTCGTAAGTTTACCAATACCAACCCTGCCATTGTTGGACTTATTGAGGTGGAAAATAGACAAGTTATCGAAGATCTTATTAAAGAACCAGCTTTAGCTAAAGACAATTATCAAATTGTGCATTATAATTCTTACGATGCCAGAGGTATTGATGTTGCTATTATTTATCAGAAAAATAGATTTACATTAAGCAATTCTTATAAAAGAGAGATAAAAGCTTATAACGATAATGGAAGTCGTCAGTACACCCGTGATATAGTTGTAGCTATTGGTTATCTTGATGGTGAGCAAATCGCCGTTTTTATGAATCACTGGCCATCAAGAAGTGGTGGTGAAGCGGCTTCTCAGGCAAAAAGAAACGCAGCAGCACAAACCTTAAAAGCAGAAATGGATAAAGTTGCAGCAGAAAATCCAGGAATTAAATTGTTTGCGATGGGTGACTTTAATGATGATCCTGTTAGCCCAAGTTTGAAAAAACACTTAGGCGCTGTTGAAAATCCAAGCGATCTTTCAGAAAGCAAGCCTTATTATAACTTGATGTATAGACTTTACAAAGCAGGTGTAGCATCTTTGGCATATCGTGATGCTCCTAACTTGTTTGACCAGATTATTGTTTCAAGAAATGTTTATTCACCAGAGAAGTTTACAAAAACTTACTCAATTTTCAAAACAGAAGTTTATGCGCCTTCATACTTAATCACTACCGAAGGACAATGGAAAGGTTACCCTTTGAGATCTTGGGATGGCGATAGATTTACAGGCGGTTATAGTGACCACTTCCCCGCATTTGTTGTATTGCAAAAAGAACTTTAA